The Monodelphis domestica isolate mMonDom1 chromosome 7, mMonDom1.pri, whole genome shotgun sequence genome window below encodes:
- the AMDHD2 gene encoding N-acetylglucosamine-6-phosphate deacetylase isoform X1, whose product MRSNKVQPEAAVMQFTNCRILREGKLLREDLWVRGGRILDPQKLFFDEKRAADEQRDCGGHILAPGFIDVQINGGFGVDFSLPNEDIASGVALVAKKLLSHGVTAFCPTMVTSPSDVYHKVLPNIAVKRGGPEGAGILGVHLEGPYISREKRGAHPESQIRTFETGAFQDLLATYGSLDNVCIITLAPELSRSGEIIQELTSRGICVSVGHSMASLEEAEKAVQNGASFITHLFNAMLPFHHRDPGIVGLLTSDKIPDEKQVFFGMIADGIHTNPAALRIAHKVHPKGLVLVTDALPALGLGNGQHTLGQQVVEIKGLKCYVAGTTTLCGSVAPMDVCVRHFFHATDCKMEMALEAASLHPAQLLGIEKQKGTLNFGSDADFVVLDDSLNVKATYISGDLVWQDSDFSH is encoded by the exons ATGCGGTCCAACAAGGTCCAGCCTGAGGCCGCGGTCATGCAGTTCACCAACTGCCGCATTCTGCGTGAGGGAAAGCTCCTCAG GGAGGACCTATGGGTTCGAGGAGGACGAATCCTGGATCCACAGAAGCTTTTCTTTGATGAGAAGAGAGCAGCTGATGAGCAGAGGGACTGTGGGGGCCATATCCTAGCTCCAGGCTTCATTGATGTTCAGATAAATG GTGGATTTGGGGTGGACTTCTCCCTGCCCAATGAAGATATAGCTTCAGGGGTTGCTTTGGTTGCCAAGAAGCTCCTATCTCATGGGGTTACAGCATTCTGTCCAACCATGGTCACCTCACCATCTGATGTTTATCACAAG GTCCTTCCTAATATTGCTGTGAAGCGTGGTGGCCCTGAAGGAGCTGGGATCCTTG GGGTACATTTAGAAGGACCATATATCAGCCGTGAGAAACGGGGGGCACATCCTGAGTCCCAAATTCGCACCTTTGAGACTGGTGCATTCCAGGATTTGTTGGCTACTTATGGATCCCTGGATAATGTTTGCATAATAACTCTGGCTCCTGAACTTAGCCGAAGTGGTGAAATCATCCAGGAGCTAACTTCTCGTGGCATCTGTGTGTCTGTAG GTCACTCCATGGCCAGCTTAGAAGAGGCCGAAAAAGCCGTCCAGAATGGAGCCAGTTTTATCACCCACCTCTTCAATGCTATGCTTCCT TTTCATCATCGAGATCCTGGCATTGTGGGTCTTCTGACTAGTGACAAGATCCCAGATGAAAAGCAGGTTTTCTTTGGAATGATTGCAGATGGGATCCACACAAACCCTGCAGCCCTAAGGATTGCCCACAAGGTCCATCCCAAAG GCCTTGTTCTGGTTACTGATGCTCTTCCTGCCCTTGGCTTAGGCAATGGTCAGCACACTTTGGGTCAGCAAGTTGTTGAGATAAAGGGACTGAAATGCTACGTGGCCG GCACCACGACACTTTGTGGCAGTGTGGCCCCAATGGATGTTTGTGTTCGGCACTTTTTCCATGCCACAG ACTGCAAGATGGAGATGGCACTCGAGGCTGCATCCCTACACCCAGCCCAGCTGCTagggatagaaaaacaaaaggggaCATTGAACTTTGGCTCAGATGCAG ATTTCGTGGTCCTCGATGACTCTCTGAATGTTAAGGCCACTTATATTTCGGGGGACTTGGTGTGGCAGGACAGTGATTTCAGTCATTGA
- the AMDHD2 gene encoding N-acetylglucosamine-6-phosphate deacetylase isoform X4 has translation MGLQHSVQPWSPHHLMFITSPTSHAVLLLGEGRNCEMYKVLPNIAVKRGGPEGAGILGVHLEGPYISREKRGAHPESQIRTFETGAFQDLLATYGSLDNVCIITLAPELSRSGEIIQELTSRGICVSVGHSMASLEEAEKAVQNGASFITHLFNAMLPFHHRDPGIVGLLTSDKIPDEKQVFFGMIADGIHTNPAALRIAHKVHPKGLVLVTDALPALGLGNGQHTLGQQVVEIKGLKCYVAGTTTLCGSVAPMDVCVRHFFHATDCKMEMALEAASLHPAQLLGIEKQKGTLNFGSDADFVVLDDSLNVKATYISGDLVWQDSDFSH, from the exons ATGGGGTTACAGCATTCTGTCCAACCATGGTCACCTCACCATCTGATGTTTATCACAAG CCCCACCAGCCATGCAGTTCTTCtcctgggagaagggagaaactgCGAAATGTATAAG GTCCTTCCTAATATTGCTGTGAAGCGTGGTGGCCCTGAAGGAGCTGGGATCCTTG GGGTACATTTAGAAGGACCATATATCAGCCGTGAGAAACGGGGGGCACATCCTGAGTCCCAAATTCGCACCTTTGAGACTGGTGCATTCCAGGATTTGTTGGCTACTTATGGATCCCTGGATAATGTTTGCATAATAACTCTGGCTCCTGAACTTAGCCGAAGTGGTGAAATCATCCAGGAGCTAACTTCTCGTGGCATCTGTGTGTCTGTAG GTCACTCCATGGCCAGCTTAGAAGAGGCCGAAAAAGCCGTCCAGAATGGAGCCAGTTTTATCACCCACCTCTTCAATGCTATGCTTCCT TTTCATCATCGAGATCCTGGCATTGTGGGTCTTCTGACTAGTGACAAGATCCCAGATGAAAAGCAGGTTTTCTTTGGAATGATTGCAGATGGGATCCACACAAACCCTGCAGCCCTAAGGATTGCCCACAAGGTCCATCCCAAAG GCCTTGTTCTGGTTACTGATGCTCTTCCTGCCCTTGGCTTAGGCAATGGTCAGCACACTTTGGGTCAGCAAGTTGTTGAGATAAAGGGACTGAAATGCTACGTGGCCG GCACCACGACACTTTGTGGCAGTGTGGCCCCAATGGATGTTTGTGTTCGGCACTTTTTCCATGCCACAG ACTGCAAGATGGAGATGGCACTCGAGGCTGCATCCCTACACCCAGCCCAGCTGCTagggatagaaaaacaaaaggggaCATTGAACTTTGGCTCAGATGCAG ATTTCGTGGTCCTCGATGACTCTCTGAATGTTAAGGCCACTTATATTTCGGGGGACTTGGTGTGGCAGGACAGTGATTTCAGTCATTGA
- the AMDHD2 gene encoding N-acetylglucosamine-6-phosphate deacetylase isoform X2 has translation MRSNKVQPEAAVMQFTNCRILREGKLLREDLWVRGGRILDPQKLFFDEKRAADEQRDCGGHILAPGFIDVQINGGFGVDFSLPNEDIASGVALVAKKLLSHGVTAFCPTMVTSPSDVYHKVLPNIAVKRGGPEGAGILGVHLEGPYISREKRGAHPESQIRTFETGAFQDLLATYGSLDNVCIITLAPELSRSGEIIQELTSRGICVSVGHSMASLEEAEKAVQNGASFITHLFNAMLPFHHRDPGIVGLLTSDKIPDEKQVFFGMIADGIHTNPAALRIAHKVHPKGLVLVTDALPALGLGNGQHTLGQQVVEIKGLKCYVADCKMEMALEAASLHPAQLLGIEKQKGTLNFGSDADFVVLDDSLNVKATYISGDLVWQDSDFSH, from the exons ATGCGGTCCAACAAGGTCCAGCCTGAGGCCGCGGTCATGCAGTTCACCAACTGCCGCATTCTGCGTGAGGGAAAGCTCCTCAG GGAGGACCTATGGGTTCGAGGAGGACGAATCCTGGATCCACAGAAGCTTTTCTTTGATGAGAAGAGAGCAGCTGATGAGCAGAGGGACTGTGGGGGCCATATCCTAGCTCCAGGCTTCATTGATGTTCAGATAAATG GTGGATTTGGGGTGGACTTCTCCCTGCCCAATGAAGATATAGCTTCAGGGGTTGCTTTGGTTGCCAAGAAGCTCCTATCTCATGGGGTTACAGCATTCTGTCCAACCATGGTCACCTCACCATCTGATGTTTATCACAAG GTCCTTCCTAATATTGCTGTGAAGCGTGGTGGCCCTGAAGGAGCTGGGATCCTTG GGGTACATTTAGAAGGACCATATATCAGCCGTGAGAAACGGGGGGCACATCCTGAGTCCCAAATTCGCACCTTTGAGACTGGTGCATTCCAGGATTTGTTGGCTACTTATGGATCCCTGGATAATGTTTGCATAATAACTCTGGCTCCTGAACTTAGCCGAAGTGGTGAAATCATCCAGGAGCTAACTTCTCGTGGCATCTGTGTGTCTGTAG GTCACTCCATGGCCAGCTTAGAAGAGGCCGAAAAAGCCGTCCAGAATGGAGCCAGTTTTATCACCCACCTCTTCAATGCTATGCTTCCT TTTCATCATCGAGATCCTGGCATTGTGGGTCTTCTGACTAGTGACAAGATCCCAGATGAAAAGCAGGTTTTCTTTGGAATGATTGCAGATGGGATCCACACAAACCCTGCAGCCCTAAGGATTGCCCACAAGGTCCATCCCAAAG GCCTTGTTCTGGTTACTGATGCTCTTCCTGCCCTTGGCTTAGGCAATGGTCAGCACACTTTGGGTCAGCAAGTTGTTGAGATAAAGGGACTGAAATGCTACGTGGCCG ACTGCAAGATGGAGATGGCACTCGAGGCTGCATCCCTACACCCAGCCCAGCTGCTagggatagaaaaacaaaaggggaCATTGAACTTTGGCTCAGATGCAG ATTTCGTGGTCCTCGATGACTCTCTGAATGTTAAGGCCACTTATATTTCGGGGGACTTGGTGTGGCAGGACAGTGATTTCAGTCATTGA
- the C7H8orf33 gene encoding UPF0488 protein C8orf33 homolog isoform X1, producing the protein MAAGLCMEAQQSTDQKRPERKSGPGGRGRGTNKKGKKQTPSQAGSSAPDPERGRGPEKVTQPPDEDEQMRLQRELDWCVEQLELGLRTQKSTPKQAEQAARAVKTLRSNRAELPKKRQVMRSLFGDYRARMEEDRKAALKAMEVAARSARVLPVEEAVRRKSSRICRHRGGGGMISISSPKEEFRFNFF; encoded by the exons ATGGCGGCGGGGTTGTGCATGGAG GCGCAGCAGTCTACAGACCAGAAGCGGCCCGAGCGGAAATCGGGACCTGGTGGTCGAGGCCGTGGGACCAACAAGAAGGGCAAGAAGCAGACGCCTTCCCAGGCCGGGTCGAGCGCCCCAGACCCAGAGCGGGGTCGGGGTCCTGAGAAGGTGACTCAGCCTCCG GATGAGGATGAGCAGATGCGGCTCCAGAGGGAGCTGGACTGGTGTGTGGAACAGCTGGAACTGGGCCTGAGGACTCAGAAATCCACCCCAAAGCAAG CGGAACAGGCTGCTCGAGCGGTAAAGACACTTCGGAGTAATCGAGCAGAGTTGCCCAAGAAACGTCAAGTGATGCGGTCACTGTTTGGGGACTATCGGGCACGCATGGAGGAAGATCGGAAGGCAGCCCTGAAAGCCATGGAAGTTG CTGCTCGATCTGCCCGGGTTCTACCTGTTGAAGAGGCTGTCCGAAGAAAAAGTAGCCGGATCTGCAGGCATCGTGGAGGCGGAGGAATGATTTCTATCTCTTCTCCAAAGGAAGAATTTAGGTTTAACTTCTTTTAG
- the C7H8orf33 gene encoding UPF0488 protein C8orf33 homolog isoform X2: MYPNSLLNPWILSGQRDKTMGSSSPTDPLRRAPNFLGLDLGGPRSLDEDEQMRLQRELDWCVEQLELGLRTQKSTPKQAEQAARAVKTLRSNRAELPKKRQVMRSLFGDYRARMEEDRKAALKAMEVAARSARVLPVEEAVRRKSSRICRHRGGGGMISISSPKEEFRFNFF; this comes from the exons ATGTACCCCAATTCCCTGCTGAACCCTTGGATTTTGTCGGGGCAGAGGGACAAGACGATGGGAAGTTCCTCACCGACCGATCCGCTGCGGAGGGCCCCAAACTTCTTGGGATTGGATCTTGGAGGCCCCAGGAGTttg GATGAGGATGAGCAGATGCGGCTCCAGAGGGAGCTGGACTGGTGTGTGGAACAGCTGGAACTGGGCCTGAGGACTCAGAAATCCACCCCAAAGCAAG CGGAACAGGCTGCTCGAGCGGTAAAGACACTTCGGAGTAATCGAGCAGAGTTGCCCAAGAAACGTCAAGTGATGCGGTCACTGTTTGGGGACTATCGGGCACGCATGGAGGAAGATCGGAAGGCAGCCCTGAAAGCCATGGAAGTTG CTGCTCGATCTGCCCGGGTTCTACCTGTTGAAGAGGCTGTCCGAAGAAAAAGTAGCCGGATCTGCAGGCATCGTGGAGGCGGAGGAATGATTTCTATCTCTTCTCCAAAGGAAGAATTTAGGTTTAACTTCTTTTAG
- the AMDHD2 gene encoding N-acetylglucosamine-6-phosphate deacetylase isoform X3, whose product MVGEGGFGVDFSLPNEDIASGVALVAKKLLSHGVTAFCPTMVTSPSDVYHKVLPNIAVKRGGPEGAGILGVHLEGPYISREKRGAHPESQIRTFETGAFQDLLATYGSLDNVCIITLAPELSRSGEIIQELTSRGICVSVGHSMASLEEAEKAVQNGASFITHLFNAMLPFHHRDPGIVGLLTSDKIPDEKQVFFGMIADGIHTNPAALRIAHKVHPKGLVLVTDALPALGLGNGQHTLGQQVVEIKGLKCYVAGTTTLCGSVAPMDVCVRHFFHATDCKMEMALEAASLHPAQLLGIEKQKGTLNFGSDADFVVLDDSLNVKATYISGDLVWQDSDFSH is encoded by the exons ATGGTAGGAGAAG GTGGATTTGGGGTGGACTTCTCCCTGCCCAATGAAGATATAGCTTCAGGGGTTGCTTTGGTTGCCAAGAAGCTCCTATCTCATGGGGTTACAGCATTCTGTCCAACCATGGTCACCTCACCATCTGATGTTTATCACAAG GTCCTTCCTAATATTGCTGTGAAGCGTGGTGGCCCTGAAGGAGCTGGGATCCTTG GGGTACATTTAGAAGGACCATATATCAGCCGTGAGAAACGGGGGGCACATCCTGAGTCCCAAATTCGCACCTTTGAGACTGGTGCATTCCAGGATTTGTTGGCTACTTATGGATCCCTGGATAATGTTTGCATAATAACTCTGGCTCCTGAACTTAGCCGAAGTGGTGAAATCATCCAGGAGCTAACTTCTCGTGGCATCTGTGTGTCTGTAG GTCACTCCATGGCCAGCTTAGAAGAGGCCGAAAAAGCCGTCCAGAATGGAGCCAGTTTTATCACCCACCTCTTCAATGCTATGCTTCCT TTTCATCATCGAGATCCTGGCATTGTGGGTCTTCTGACTAGTGACAAGATCCCAGATGAAAAGCAGGTTTTCTTTGGAATGATTGCAGATGGGATCCACACAAACCCTGCAGCCCTAAGGATTGCCCACAAGGTCCATCCCAAAG GCCTTGTTCTGGTTACTGATGCTCTTCCTGCCCTTGGCTTAGGCAATGGTCAGCACACTTTGGGTCAGCAAGTTGTTGAGATAAAGGGACTGAAATGCTACGTGGCCG GCACCACGACACTTTGTGGCAGTGTGGCCCCAATGGATGTTTGTGTTCGGCACTTTTTCCATGCCACAG ACTGCAAGATGGAGATGGCACTCGAGGCTGCATCCCTACACCCAGCCCAGCTGCTagggatagaaaaacaaaaggggaCATTGAACTTTGGCTCAGATGCAG ATTTCGTGGTCCTCGATGACTCTCTGAATGTTAAGGCCACTTATATTTCGGGGGACTTGGTGTGGCAGGACAGTGATTTCAGTCATTGA